Within Babylonia areolata isolate BAREFJ2019XMU chromosome 3, ASM4173473v1, whole genome shotgun sequence, the genomic segment ttttgttgttcttgttgttgttgctgttgttcttgttgttgttcttgttgttgttgctgttgttgttcttgttgttgttcttgttgttgttgctgttgttcttgttgttgctgttgttgttgctgttgttgttgctgttgttgttcttgttgttgttgctgttgctgttcttgttgttgttgctgttcttttcttAGAGGAAAATTGATTCTTTATTGTGCTCATCCAACCACCCACTCCGTCGCCCGCGCATTCTCacccatatacacatgcacagacatacatacacacacatgcatacacgcatgcttaagcatgcacacacacacacacacacacacacacacacacacatgtacacacacacacacacacacgctcacacacactgacacacacacacacacacacactgacacacacacactgacacacgcgatcgcacgcactcacgtagtcacgcacgcacgtgacacacacatacatacgttttcgcaaaattcacacacacacacacacacacacacacacacacacacacacacacacacacacacacacacacagaggcaaagagagagctAGGCAAACATGATATGTTGGCCTACTTacaataaaaaaagggaaaaggtcgAACGAACAAACGGTCCCATTCAAGAGGAAAgacagttccttttttttcttttcttcttcttctttttttcttttctttttgaattagATATTGTTTATGATAATGATGCATGTTCATGTCCCGTTTTTTATATGTTCCTCCATTGACTGATGGGCTCCTGAGGCTTTTGTtaaataaaacattaattgtgttgttctctctctctctctccatatatatatatatatctgtgtgtgtgtgtgtgtgtgtgtgtgtgtctgtgtctgtgtgtgtgtgtgcgtgtgtggaataTGTCAGTGCTTACGTTCATACCTTTTCATGTATCAaacactttccttccttccttcctgtcttcctcccttcctgtcttcctcccttcctgtcttccttcctgtcttctttcctgccttccttccttcctgccttcctgtcttctttccttcctcccttccttccttcatgtctctcttcctccctcccttcctgtcttctttccttcctcccttccttccttcatgtctctcttcctccctcccttcctgtcttcctccctcccttcctgtcttccttcctccctgtctcctttccttccttccttccttccttccttcctgtcttctttcctcccttattttcttccttcctccctccctccctttcttcctttctttcttcctcccttccttccctccttccttcctgtctcccttccttccttgctttctttcttccttcctctcccccttcctccctcccttccctatttccttcctttctttctcccttccttccttccttccttccttcctttctgtgtcGAAACAGCAAGCAGCAATTTTGCGGCTAGACCTGTGGAAGCAGAACATGTCACACCTGGCTGCCCAGTTCAACACCACCGACTTTCCTCCCTCCATGAAGCGTCAGTTGGCCTTCATCCAGGATATTGGCACGGCCGCTCTGAAAGATATCAGCAAGCTGGAACAGGtgattgcacgcacgcacgcacgcacgcacgcgcgtgctcgCTCGTTCCACAGACATGAAACTGTGCAAGAAATAAagattcagtttcaatttcatagtatgtgtgcgtgtgtgtgtgtgtgcgcgcgcgcgcgcgcgcgcgtgtgtgtgtgaaaaacgtgTGCGATTTTGATTGCTTTGATATTTGACGTTCGTGAATTTTATATCtaaaaaataagacaaaaaatcctacatttagaagtacttgctTATTGGACCGTTTGATAaggagactatatatatatatatatgtgtgtgtgtgtgtgtgtgtgtgtgtgtgtgtgtgtgagagtacatatatatatatatatatgtgtgtgtgtgtgtgtgtgtgcaacagctgAGTGAGGTGTTGACCGACATGAGTACGATCTACAGCACCGCCAAATTGTGTCTGAACGAGAGCTACTGCGTGCCCTTTGAGCCAGGTGCtggttcgtcttcttctcctcctcctcctcttccatcatcatcatcattgtctccttcttcttgttgtagaCTATGATTCATCCGTCGATGTATCTATTGTTATCTGTTtgatttgttctatgtcatttatttattcacacttatttcattcatTATATTGTGCGTATGTATAAGCAATATAAGCAATAAGcaagtatgcgtgtgtgagggcatggtgtaaagaagcttccagcttatccattctacattattaaaacatttgtcattgtcattgtcttcttcttcttctgccttcgtgaACTGCAACTCCTAAGTGcagtggcttttacgtgtatggccatttttacctcgccatgcagacagccatacttcgttttcgggaggtatgcatgctgggcatgttatTGTTTCTACAACCTACCGAATGcttgacatggataacaggatctttaacgtaggTACTTGATtttatgcatgcgtatacacaccaaggtGGTTCAAGCAATAGCAGGCCTGCAGTATGTTGACTTTGGGAaatcggaagaatctccaccttaacccaccaggtacaccgaaaccgggaatcgaacccaggaaaTTGGGGCGTTattccagcgctctaaccattcggccactgcGCCATTCGACCTAGGTGCATGATTCCGGGCTTTCTCTTCTTTTATGTCGTGGAcactttttatcttttatttcaaTCAAACGGAGAAAGTCTGTAGAAAGCTGTGCGTTGTGAAATGTGATCCACGTGGATGAGAAATGTCGTCGTTTATAGGTCCTCTTCAGAGATTATGATTAATGGAAACGAcagcgtcttttttttctccttttttttttcttttttttctttttttgttcttttttttttaaatttgcgggtggttgggggtggggggtgggggggggtgggggtgtgggggggggcttggtCGCTTGATCTTTTAGTCCAGTCATTTCCTTCTATGTATCTTtcgtgtatctatctctcttttatacatacatttttgatggatttattcatctgtttattttattatatttattaatatcatttcatttttagCTGTTTTTTTGCATGTGGTATATACTCTTAATGCCCTTAAGTCTTTCACTTTCGGTGAAGTCTGTGTATCAGATATGATCATTTTTTCAACATCGTCATAGTAAGCTTCTGCGGCTTTGTTGCATCTTGCCAACAGATATCAACAGCCTTCTCGAGATTTCCCGAGACGAGAAGCTGCTGCGCCGCCTGTGGACGTTGTGGCGTGACGAGACCGGGAAGAAGATGAGACAATTCTACGCCCAGTTAGTCTCCCTTAGCAACGAGGCCGTGAGGACTTTAGGTACCTGTTTGTACCTGTGTAAAACCTTTCAGCATTCAGCTGTCAGTTGTCAACCAGAGTTTTGGATTTATCACATGCGTTAACGAACATGGAGATTTTTTTGTCATTCGAATGCCCCTTTGTTCTTCCTTGGCTGGGATTCGCAAGactttttggggttgttgttcttgttgttgttgtttgtttttttgtttgtttgtttgtttgttgttgttgttgttgttgtttttttggggggggggtgtttgtttttgttgttgctgtttgtttgtttttttgtgtttttttgtgtgtttttttttttgtctttttactaTTTGATACGTTGGTAtgaactctttttgtcacaatagatttatgcgtgtgtgtgtgtgtgtgtgtgtgtgtgtgtgtgtgtgtgtgtgtgtgcattcgttaTGTAttcgtgtatgcatatgtgtgtctgtttgtttgtgtgtatttatgtatgtgtgtgtgtgtgtgttcacaggctATGCAGATACAGGGGAATACTGGAAGTCACAGTACGAGTCTGACACGTTCGAGCAGGACGTTGGTGCCTTGTTTGAAGAACTGAAGCCTTTTTACAAACAGCTACACGCCTATGTCCGACGTCGTCTGAAGAAACAGTATGGAGAAGACGTGTTCCCTTCCTCTGGTCACATCCCTGCTCATCTCTTGGGTCAGCTATTTGTCTTTATATTCACTTGTTTAGTTTTAATTTTTGTtacttgcattttgttttatttctttgataCGTCTTTTCATTCCTGTAGAATCCAGCAGACTCTCAAGACCTAACTCGCGTGGAGTTCAGGTACAGATCAGGTATCAGCCCtccttccccgcacccccccacgccccctcaccctccaaacACATGTGATGCACCGTATTCGGATCGGTCCGCACGCTttcacgcctccttgaaactgaacatgAAACTGCACTGCCTTCTGTGTACCCCTCAGTGAACACGTCCCTGTATTGTTCAGAATGGATGTAAAGTTCTCAAATATGTTCTTTCTATCGTTACTGTTGTGGATGTATTTCATTTTGACTTTCATTGTTGATTACAGACTGGGAAAGTTGCCATGACTGGCAGTCTCTGATCATCAGCGTTTGAGGACTTACAATAATCGGCAAGGAAGTTGACTAGTATTCCAGTTCATACCACATTTAAAAGGACTTGAATTGATTGTCAAAGTGGTTAGTGTACCAAATTATATCACTGACAAAAGGATTTACACTCTGTGTACTTGGCGTACCATTTCAAGTCACATTCAAAAGGACTTCTACTGATTGTCAGTGTGGTTAGTGTACCAATTTAtattacatttaaaacaacgTGTGCTCCTCATCGGTATTGGAAGGGCTAAAAGGTCTTGCACTGATGCATAGTACTGGCAGTATACCATACGACTGGGTGGCCGGCTGTACATTTTATACTGAAATGTGTCACACAAACCTGGGGTTGGTTCTCATGGCCTCACCAACGCGTTCGATTTTTGTGAATGTCAGGCATCTACTCCCGCTTTTTCTCTTccctaaagcagatgtggtgtagcgtatatggatcaggcGGCACGCTTAGACACCAGCTTGAAAGTGAACTGTGCAGGCAACATGTGGGCCCAGGAGTGGGACAACGTGCAGGACATGGTGATGCCTTTCCCGGGGAAACCCTCCAGGGATATCACAGCACGGCTGGTGGAACaggtcagacccccccccccctctctctctctctctctctctctctctctctctctttactgtttGATACGTTGATACatgttatagatttttttttggtggagggggaggggggaggtggggtgacatATTTAATGATTattatcttgtttttctttttttccttttttttgtcctcTGTGGGGTGTGGACTTTTTTCTCATCATATTTATACTTGTCCTTTTACAGGCTTCAGTCCACATATGACTTTATCATATGAATCTAGCAAAGGTACATAATTCGTTTTCTTAGCCATATGCGCGAATTTGACACACAAACGCCATATTCTGGATGAATAGATATAAAACAGAATATACTTTTCAATTGCGCTTTTTATTTTCTATGTCTTTTTGTATATGAACAATGCAAATATTTAATATGAACAAggcaaataccaaaaaaatgtatACGAACAATGCAGCTACCCCCCAAATCGAGATTCAAAACGTTACAAAAAGATACACATTGCCAACAGCTCGTCCCACTTTGCAGGGTTATACAGCACGGAAGATTTTTGAAGTAGCAGAGGACTTCTTCGTTTCCCTGGGTCTGGAGCCGATGCCAGAGGCATTCTGGAACAAGTCCATGCTGGAGAAACCCAAGGACGGTCGGGATGTCGTCTGTCACGCTTCCGCTTGGGACTTCCACAACGGTGTGGACTACAGGTATGTGACCGGACTTCAGGTATGCAGCGGTGGCCTGGTGGTTATGTGCCCGACCAAGATGCGAGTGTTCACGGGTTCCAGTCCCAGATTTTCACCTCCTCTTCTTTGATAGTAAATCGATGTACttgcaaagagaaagaaagaaagaaagaagggtggcgctgcaaCGTGGCGAGGTGTTCTTCCCCGGGATGAACGGTCCGAAATTCAAACAGAGAAACTGGTGTAACataaagtaacacaacacaacgtaacgcaacacaacacaacgcaacaaaactTCACAAAACAATACATAACGCAACACGACatattgcaatacaacacattgcagcacaacacattgcaacacaacgcaacgcaacacagcgcaacgcaatgcaacaaaacacaacacattgcaacgcaatacaacacaacacaacacattgtaacacaacgcaacacatcacaacacattgcaacacaacacaacgcaacgcaacacaacacaacacattgcaacacatcacaacgcaacgcaacacaacacaacacattgcaacacaacacaacgcaacacaacacaacacaacacaacacaacacaacacaacacaatcattgGAGAAGGGAACAGAGCCAGATTGtacgaggcgatctttgcagcttTAAGTTTGCTTAGATTTTAAAATGTTCCTGAGTATACGgattttaccgtggagttgggaactttCTTGATTAACGATGAGCAACCTTAGTGTTGCTGAGTTCGCTCGTGCAACCCAGCCCAGGTCATCAGGTCAAAGCAAACTCGGATATAAAGGTTTGATGGTTAATTTAATCACAGTGTGTTCATTCAAGTTAAGATAGaccctttctctacctctctcagcctctctttcactcttctctcagtctcgaCCAGGGTCATcacatatgatgatggtgatgaggatgatgacgatgagtgtgATGACAGTGAAAACGAGAATAccattacgatgatgatgaggggtgACACTGTCCAGTAAATGGTGATGAAGGATTGTGGTGATGTTCTGGACGTGATGGGTCACATTCGAATGTTGTGCTGTTGCCTTCCATTACAGgtgaagcctgtgtgtgtgcgtgtgtatgtgtgtgtgtgtgtgtgtgcgcgcgcgcgcgtttgtgtgtgtgcgtgtatgtgtgtatgtatgtatgtgtgtgtgtgcgcgcgcgcgtgtgtgtatatatgtgtgtgtgcgtgtgtgtgtgtgcgtgtgtgggtggggggtgcgtgtgtgtgtgcgtgtgtgtctgcgtgtatgcgtgtgtgcgtatgtgtgtgtgtgtgtgtgtgtgtgtgtgtgtgtgtgttttcaatcatTTGTCTTCGACGTACCTTTCACCACATTTATTTTTGTGCATatacttgtgttttttttgtaattatttttGGGGGTAataatttcattttatgtcaatgatttacacaaacacatggcAGACTCAATGCATTGTGTTTATGCGAAAAACAGGAATCTGctatttgtttctgttgttcaaCAGTGTATTTGATGTAGCGTGTATAGATGAGTCCGCACATGTTGAACACCTCTTTGAGAGGGAAGCTGAACCGTCCACAGAATAAAGCAGTGCACGAAGCTGACCCTGTATCACTTCAACACGGCTCACCACGAGATGGGCCACGTGGAGTATTACCTGCACTATAACCACCTGCCCTTCATCTTCAGAGGCGGGGCCAACCCAGGTATGTGGTTTATtcatttctattctgttctattctgcccTATTCTATACAAGAGAATTCTGGTAGTTGAGGAGGAAGCGTCTTCAGAGCCTTGACCAGAGACGCCAATCCCGCAATAGAGAGGAGACGAGACCTATCATCTGCTGTTGAATGCCCACAGTGCGgcttgttgcggcatgtattgtcgcccctgcatggattgtcgcccctgcatgaattgtcgccggtgacaatgcgtgcagccctcactgcgcATGATTATTGTCGCCCTGGTGCTGTTTGAGGAGTGGGTgaggagttgtgacgtaactGTTACGGCCCAGCGTAAAgtcgttgacacacacacacacacacacacacacacatctgcacgcaaacatgcacgcacactcacacacacatacgcacacacgccaaatacacttgcacatattataccccctctcccaccccttttacataaacacgaatgtaatcacacacacacacacacacacacacgaaatacacgcgcacgcatacactcacacaaacaagcacacgacAATCTCATACGCACGTgttcacacgaacacacgcacacaacaacaacaacagcaacaatacagaggggtgacaatacatgcagtgagggctgcacgaaTTGTctccggcgacaatccatgcaggggcgacaatacatgccgcaacaccgccgtatttgtgcgtgtgtttgccttTGGGCTGCGTTCTCATCTCTGGAGTCACTGGTGCCTTTTTCATGTGCGACGGATTTACATGATAatgatgttttgtattgtattatacagcattgtatttcattgtatatcagatttctctgtgtagaatTCTGTCTGCTTTCCCCGGGAAGATCGCGTTGTTGCAGTGCAGACCCTctcatattttttctttcctttcttcctgcgTGCAAATACATTCCTTTTGCTATCAAAAAAAGAGATTtcccacaaaattttgccagaaacaacccttttgttgccgtgagttcttttgaGCGCGCTGGGTGCATGCTGCatttgggacctcggtttatcgtctcatccgaaagacaatgTGGATTGTGATTGTCTAGATGCATGTCTCTTCCCATGACACTTCGTGACTTACACCATCTATGGTCTCGATTACGACACATGTCTTCTTCGGTGACTGCCTGTGCGCATCATTTCTCTCGTGACTATCGTCTTTGGTGACTATCAAGGCGTATATTTTCTCTGGTGAGTGACTTTCAAGACTGTATGTCTTCTTTGGTGACTATCAAAACTTATATTGTCTCTAGTAACTATTTTCTTTGGTGACTGTAAGAAGACACATATGTTCCCTAATGACTGTCTTCTTTGGCGACTATCAAGATATATAATTTCTC encodes:
- the LOC143279956 gene encoding angiotensin-converting enzyme-like isoform X1 — its product is MTSSGMSPIVLLVAVTVMVVMVGVGVVSAEGTNSNQADAQKFLDLYERQAGVIIPDAVGKSWAYKTNITAENQQAVQAAILRLDLWKQNMSHLAAQFNTTDFPPSMKRQLAFIQDIGTAALKDISKLEQLSEVLTDMSTIYSTAKLCLNESYCVPFEPDINSLLEISRDEKLLRRLWTLWRDETGKKMRQFYAQLVSLSNEAVRTLGYADTGEYWKSQYESDTFEQDVGALFEELKPFYKQLHAYVRRRLKKQYGEDVFPSSGHIPAHLLGNMWAQEWDNVQDMVMPFPGKPSRDITARLVEQGYTARKIFEVAEDFFVSLGLEPMPEAFWNKSMLEKPKDGRDVVCHASAWDFHNGVDYRIKQCTKLTLYHFNTAHHEMGHVEYYLHYNHLPFIFRGGANPGFHEALGDTISLSVQTPKHLHQIGLLPTLVEDKEADLSFLMAMALQKIAFLPFGYLIDQWRWSVFRGDTTPDSYNKDWWDLRCGLQGVSPPVKRTEDDFDPGAKHHVPNNRPYIRYFVSFVIQFQFHKALCEAAGHQGPLHTCDIYNSTEAGDKLRAMMSKGSSQVWTEPFRVMTGRTKMSAQPLVQYFQPLMTYLEEVNGEDVGWETGCPSDLVSSATVMSFTSLLWTPVLLLTVSF
- the LOC143279956 gene encoding angiotensin-converting enzyme-like isoform X2 produces the protein MTSSGMSPIVLLVAVTVMVVMVGVGVVSAEGTNSNQADAQKFLDLYERQAGVIIPDAVGKSWAYKTNITAENQQAVQAAILRLDLWKQNMSHLAAQFNTTDFPPSMKRQLAFIQDIGTAALKDISKLEQLSEVLTDMSTIYSTAKLCLNESYCVPFEPDINSLLEISRDEKLLRRLWTLWRDETGKKMRQFYAQLVSLSNEAVRTLGYADTGEYWKSQYESDTFEQDVGALFEELKPFYKQLHAYVRRRLKKQYGEDVFPSSGHIPAHLLGNMWAQEWDNVQDMVMPFPGKPSRDITARLVEQGYTARKIFEVAEDFFVSLGLEPMPEAFWNKSMLEKPKDGRDVVCHASAWDFHNGVDYRIKQCTKLTLYHFNTAHHEMGHVEYYLHYNHLPFIFRGGANPEADLSFLMAMALQKIAFLPFGYLIDQWRWSVFRGDTTPDSYNKDWWDLRCGLQGVSPPVKRTEDDFDPGAKHHVPNNRPYIRYFVSFVIQFQFHKALCEAAGHQGPLHTCDIYNSTEAGDKLRAMMSKGSSQVWTEPFRVMTGRTKMSAQPLVQYFQPLMTYLEEVNGEDVGWETGCPSDLVSSATVMSFTSLLWTPVLLLTVSF